Proteins encoded in a region of the Athene noctua chromosome 4, bAthNoc1.hap1.1, whole genome shotgun sequence genome:
- the BBS12 gene encoding chaperonin-containing T-complex member BBS12 yields the protein MAFRDVNARRHIGLQQLSSLALAGRTLLGPMKSCKFIVDESTNQSTLICSAVRLIESLDITTAAGQLLNETIQAQNKEFKTGMSTLLFLVGAWSNAIVECLQQNVPVSAIVSVMTEGLNSCCERVQCLQIAIHDVNKELCSSCVKPNAFKNKTHQIGRDGLLNPQISLCSQKDISAPEEVIPINSCSRQENDCNFNEGLVSPLASFGSIASLVKPAGDKSTSMISGSDVIASSCNKQKLTHSRYFSTLGTCNFSSHRGSFQGYLSGPSADPCECYGLGHLAMALSHGNQASTKLLQSIVEYQQERAEYSGSSQFNVAEIVTCCLLGLPESYSHVSPGFVTLVSPEQATIIKYIEDKPLRILLMDGDLSEQYRHLGFNRPCNVRTILEHPRLQEGREGDLWLSSMLDILISFEVNLVLVKGNVCENLMERCIANSVLVIGSVSWDVLCAFGEVTSAQPVTYLTQVNAACVGSGAQVELWKVCDGRAMDLGELVPVRIKARGIPLVTAVLTTTVASKMQLIEDQFWTLAYRLHHALNDKKVFLGGGAVELLCLSHIQMLAEQPLQPANKNAMKEFHIPWLAASATEYKSVVLPALASGWKQYLSVVMCNTAKAASELEACTLVDHHLKKAADCGSPSAYIWKEFRRGDLLRGGSGPFADHGVGLNVYDNVTAKTEAWRRALDLVLLVLQTDAEIITGPKRNQLLKSHVSGEFIFL from the coding sequence ATGGCTTTCAGGGACGTGAATGCAAGAAGACATATTGGACTTCAGCAACTCTCATCCTTGGCATTAGCTGGAAGAACATTATTGGGGCCAATGAAATCATGTAAATTCATTGTGGATGAAAGCACCAACCAAAGCACGTTGATTTGTTCTGCTGTTAGACTGATTGAAAGTTTGGATATAACTACTGCTGCTGGACAGCTTCTTAATGAAACCATTCAGGCACAAAACAAGGAGTTTAAGACTGGGATGAGTACCCTGTTGTTTCTTGTTGGTGCGTGGAGCAATGCTATAGTGGAGTGCCTCCAGCAGAATGTTCCTGTTTCAGCAATAGTATCTGTGATGACCGAGGGGTTGAACTCTTGCTGTGAGAGAGTCCAGTGTCTTCAAATAGCAATACATGATGTAAATAAAGAGCTGTGTTCTAGCTGTGTTAAgccaaatgcttttaaaaacaaaactcaccaAATTGGACGTGACGGTCTTCTAAATCCTCAGATTTCCCTGTGTTCTCAGAAAGATATTTCTGCACCAGAAGAAGTAATTCCAATAAATTCTTGTTCCCGTCAAGAAAATGATTGTAATTTTAACGAGGGCTTGGTTTCACCTTTGGCCAGCTTTGGTTCAATAGCTTCTCTTGTCAAACCAGCGGGTGACAAAAGTACATCCATGATTTCTGGAAGTGATGTTATCGCATCCAGCTGTAACAAACAAAAGTTAACCCATAGCAGATACTTCAGCACTCTAGGAACATGCAATTTTTCAAGTCATCGAGGTAGCTTTCAGGGATACCTTTCAGGACCGTCAGCAGATCCATGTGAATGTtatggtttaggacacctggccATGGCTCTGAGCCACGGAAATCAGGCTAGCACAAAGCTGCTACAAAGCATCGTCGAGTATCAACAAGAGAGAGCAGAATACAGTGGCTCTTCCCAGTTTAATGTTGCAGAAATTGTGACGTGCTGTTTACTGGGCCTGCCTGAAAGCTATTCTCACGTCTCCCCAGGCTTTGTCACATTAGTATCACCAGAACAAGCCACAATTATCAAATACATTGAAGACAAACCCCTTCGGATTCTGCTAATGGATGGGGACTTAAGTGAACAATATCGTCACTTAGGTTTTAATAGACCGTGTAATGTAAGGACCATATTGGAGCATCCTAGACTACAGGAAGGCAGAGAAGGAGACTTGTGGCTAAGCAGTATGTTAGATATTCTGATAAGCTTTGAAGTAAACTTGGTTTTGGTCAAAGGGAATGTGTGTGAAAACCTAATGGAAAGATGCATAGCAAACAGTGTCTTGGTAATTGGTTCTGTGTCTTGGGATGTGTTGTGTGCCTTTGGGGAGGtcaccagtgcccagccagtGACATACCTCACCCAGGTGAACGCTGCTTGCGTGGGCAGTGGGGCCCAAGTGGAGCTGTGGAAGGTCTGCGACGGGCGTGCAATGGATTTGGGTGAGCTTGTGCCAGTCAGGATAAAAGCGCGAGGCATTCCGCTGGTCACGGCCGTGCTTACCACCACTGTAGCATCAAAGATGCAGCTCATTGAAGACCAGTTCTGGACTTTAGCATATCGACTCCATCACGCTTTAAATGACAAGAAGGTTTTTCTTGGTGGTGGTGCAGTGGAGCTCTTGTGCCTTAGTCACATACAGATGCTTGCAGAACAGCCTTTACAGCCAGCAAATAAAAATGCCATGAAAGAGTTTCACATTCCTTGGCTGGCAGCGTCTGCGACAGAGTATAAATCAGTTGTGCTGCCAGCATTAGCAAGCGGCTGGAAGCAGTATCTTTCAGTGGTTATGTGTAACACTGCGAAAGCTGCATCGGAGTTGGAAGCGTGTACCTTAGTTGATCATCACCTCAAAAAAGCAGCTGACTGTGGCTCTCCCTCGGCATATATATGGAAAGAGTTTAGAAGAGGTGATCTGCTCAGGGGTGGCTCTGGTCCCTTTGCTGACCATGGGGTGGGTTTAAACGTTTATGATAATGTTACAGCTAAGACAGAGGCATGGCGGAGAGCTCTAGACTTGGTGCTACTAGTCCTTCAAACAGATGCTGAAATTATCACAGGTCCCAAAAGGAATCAGCTATTGAAGTCACATGTGTCaggtgaatttatttttttatag